In a genomic window of Gloeocapsopsis dulcis:
- a CDS encoding Gfo/Idh/MocA family oxidoreductase translates to MRVGLIGYGMAGEVFHAPAIAVIPELKLTKVVERHGTKCQARYPGVETVNSAEELLIDPSIDLVVVTTPNTSHFELVQKALLANKHVVVEKPFTQTSQ, encoded by the coding sequence GTGCGAGTTGGACTAATTGGATATGGCATGGCTGGGGAAGTATTTCATGCACCCGCGATCGCAGTTATACCAGAACTTAAGTTAACCAAAGTCGTAGAACGACACGGTACTAAATGTCAAGCCCGCTACCCTGGAGTAGAAACGGTTAATAGTGCTGAGGAACTCCTGATAGATCCGAGTATTGATCTTGTTGTCGTTACCACACCAAATACTTCGCACTTCGAGTTAGTCCAAAAAGCATTACTCGCAAACAAACACGTCGTTGTCGAAAAGCCTTTTACACAAACGTCACAATAA
- the psbD gene encoding photosystem II D2 protein (photosystem q(a) protein), protein MTIAVGQPASRGWFDVIDDWLKRDRFVFIGWSGILLFPCAYMALGGWLTGTTFVTSWYTHGIASSYLEGCNFLTVAVSTPANSMGHSLLFLWGPEAQWDFTRWCQMGGLWTFVALHGAFALIGFMLRQFEIARLVGVRPYNALAFSAPIAVFVSVFLMYPLGQSGWFFAPSFGVAAIFRFLLFFQGFHNWTLNPFHMMGVAGVLGGALLCAIHGATVENTLFEDGDKANTFRAFNPTQAEETYSMVTANRFWSQIFGIAFSNKRWLHFFMLFVPVTGLWMSAVGVVGLAVNLRAYDFVSQELRAAEDPEFETFYTKNILLNEGIRAWMAPQDQPHEHFQFPEEVLPRGNAL, encoded by the coding sequence ATGACAATAGCAGTAGGACAACCAGCGAGTCGAGGATGGTTTGACGTCATCGACGACTGGTTAAAAAGAGATCGCTTCGTATTCATCGGGTGGTCAGGAATATTGCTATTTCCCTGTGCGTATATGGCACTAGGGGGATGGCTAACAGGAACAACATTCGTAACGTCGTGGTACACACACGGAATAGCATCGTCATACTTAGAAGGATGCAACTTTCTGACAGTGGCAGTATCAACACCAGCAAACAGCATGGGACACTCATTGCTGTTCTTGTGGGGGCCAGAAGCACAGTGGGACTTCACGAGGTGGTGTCAAATGGGAGGACTATGGACATTCGTAGCACTCCACGGAGCATTTGCGCTGATCGGATTTATGCTACGGCAATTTGAGATAGCGCGGCTAGTGGGAGTAAGACCATACAACGCATTAGCATTCAGCGCACCAATAGCAGTGTTTGTCAGCGTATTCTTGATGTACCCACTCGGACAATCAGGATGGTTTTTCGCGCCCAGCTTTGGAGTAGCAGCAATCTTCCGGTTCTTGCTATTTTTCCAAGGATTCCACAACTGGACACTCAACCCATTTCATATGATGGGGGTAGCGGGAGTGCTAGGAGGAGCATTGCTGTGTGCGATTCACGGTGCGACAGTAGAAAACACGCTGTTTGAAGACGGCGACAAAGCGAACACTTTCCGTGCGTTCAACCCCACCCAAGCGGAAGAAACCTACAGCATGGTGACAGCGAACCGCTTTTGGTCGCAAATCTTCGGTATTGCCTTTTCCAACAAGCGCTGGTTGCACTTTTTCATGTTGTTTGTGCCTGTGACAGGGTTATGGATGAGTGCGGTAGGTGTTGTTGGTTTAGCAGTGAACTTGCGGGCATATGACTTCGTTTCTCAGGAGTTGCGTGCCGCTGAAGACCCTGAGTTCGAGACGTTCTACACCAAAAACATTCTGCTCAATGAAGGTATTCGCGCTTGGATGGCTCCCCAAGACCAGCCTCATGAGCATTTCCAATTCCCTGAAGAAGTATTGCCTCGTGGTAATGCCTTGTAA
- a CDS encoding metallophosphoesterase yields the protein MEFVSDPPISVKIEKMKQRVRWQDRLILERQIDQTRFVFASEEDSPEFSFLVVGDSGSGKHRKHNPQRQIAERMLEHCDRSQFVLHTGDVVYLVGSSEYYPKNFIEPYHEFIVGGEKPKKIAYDKMTFKTPILPVLGNHDYYDLPLIYGLMGGVTLPIRRTLKLRLDLDVGWHGSYQGKAYAKAFIDYLKAIDSDEELQHHLDKHYTATTSTGRCLLYEPGNFTRLPYRYYTFRSGGIDFFALDSNTFNAPAPLPRTGEGEVYRRTLEARIYELEQEKLQIMEEATKLNSNSPEDAERLDDLEAKLEQIEEVKLDIDKQLAADESTVTDFEQLTWLRQRLIESWNTPEVRGRVIYLHHPPYVTEASKWYQAQTLAVRRNLRWVLDEVAKELGGLPQRSLVDLVLTGHAHCLEHLSTGNTGHADSYINWIICGGSGYSLRRQRKEGTELKETFGNIEREVARSHLYIGRSGHGLHKRRPYSFLRIDVKAGNPAKFVVQPFVTERFQRDWFAQEIEPFSI from the coding sequence ATGGAATTTGTGTCCGATCCGCCGATATCCGTCAAAATCGAGAAAATGAAGCAACGGGTACGGTGGCAAGACCGACTCATTTTGGAAAGACAAATTGACCAAACTCGGTTTGTTTTTGCCTCTGAAGAAGATAGCCCAGAATTTTCATTTTTGGTTGTTGGTGATAGTGGTTCAGGAAAACATCGAAAACACAACCCGCAACGTCAGATAGCTGAACGCATGTTGGAGCATTGCGATCGCAGTCAATTTGTTTTGCATACAGGCGATGTCGTTTATTTAGTCGGCTCTAGTGAATACTACCCGAAAAACTTTATTGAGCCTTATCACGAATTTATTGTTGGCGGTGAAAAACCAAAAAAAATTGCCTATGACAAAATGACCTTCAAAACTCCCATACTGCCGGTGTTAGGCAATCACGACTACTACGACTTGCCATTAATTTATGGTTTGATGGGAGGCGTCACCTTGCCCATACGTCGCACCTTAAAACTGCGCTTAGATTTAGATGTTGGGTGGCATGGTTCTTATCAAGGGAAAGCTTATGCCAAAGCATTTATAGACTACTTGAAAGCAATAGATTCTGATGAAGAATTGCAGCACCATCTAGACAAACATTACACTGCTACAACAAGTACTGGTCGCTGCTTGCTTTACGAACCAGGAAACTTTACTCGGCTGCCTTACCGATATTACACTTTCCGCAGTGGTGGCATTGATTTTTTTGCATTGGACTCAAATACCTTTAATGCTCCCGCGCCGTTACCAAGGACAGGAGAAGGTGAAGTATATCGACGTACTTTAGAAGCTCGCATCTACGAATTAGAACAAGAAAAGTTGCAGATTATGGAGGAAGCAACGAAGCTGAATTCTAATTCCCCAGAAGATGCTGAAAGACTTGATGATTTAGAAGCCAAGTTAGAGCAAATTGAGGAAGTCAAACTTGACATCGATAAGCAATTAGCAGCAGACGAATCTACGGTAACAGATTTTGAACAATTGACATGGCTACGACAAAGACTTATTGAATCGTGGAATACGCCAGAAGTGCGGGGGAGAGTCATTTACTTACATCATCCTCCCTATGTTACCGAAGCGTCAAAGTGGTATCAGGCACAAACCTTAGCAGTACGTCGTAACCTGCGTTGGGTTCTTGATGAAGTGGCTAAAGAACTGGGGGGGCTACCGCAACGTTCGCTTGTCGATTTAGTACTAACAGGTCATGCACATTGCTTGGAGCATCTTTCTACAGGTAATACCGGACATGCAGATTCTTATATTAATTGGATTATCTGTGGTGGAAGTGGTTATAGCCTGCGGCGACAGCGTAAAGAAGGCACAGAATTAAAGGAGACTTTTGGGAATATTGAGCGCGAAGTCGCGCGATCGCATCTTTATATTGGTCGTAGCGGTCATGGTTTACACAAGCGACGACCGTATTCATTCTTGCGGATTGATGTCAAAGCAGGAAACCCCGCCAAGTTCGTTGTTCAGCCTTTTGTTACTGAACGATTTCAGCGCGATTGGTTTGCTCAGGAAATTGAGCCATTCAGCATTTAG
- a CDS encoding YegS/Rv2252/BmrU family lipid kinase, producing the protein MPLKRIKDFAPNYIESFDGKDFIGFNVYTKKTGKKVGYIKDILVDEMGYFRYFVVDFGLWVFNKQVMLPVGYTRIDYEARKVFVIGVDRKQVESLPAYNEQIDVDSEYEENLREAYFNITSGIDSAVPLLENQVPQIKQADAGYVNYDYAQAAELYELSDRHHRVIKEYQYRLIAKHQLVTENERVEQLIVASSTSSNQVTYKNKLTRSACLIFNPVAGQSDSKQDLVTIKSILEPEFDLDIRMTTPNKDADEIAKEAVEQGAQIIIASGGDGTLSAAAEAVVGTRIPLGVISRGTANAFATALGIPVTIPAACQTILGGKTRIVDAAYCNGRPMVLLAGIGFEAETVKRAHRDVKNRFGMLAYVLAGIHELRNLEFFETRIETEDKVISLNAAAITVANAAPPTSVLAQGPAALLVDDGLLDVTIVAPTNTISAIAAAYNLLQSAYSGEVANRPDTGFLRARSIKISTNPAQRVVVDGELMGKTPIDVECVPGGLTIIVPSLPGECTQEKLDGLPNLRVEPKNPPTVG; encoded by the coding sequence ATGCCCCTTAAAAGAATTAAGGACTTTGCTCCGAATTATATTGAATCCTTTGATGGTAAAGATTTTATAGGCTTTAATGTTTATACAAAAAAAACAGGGAAAAAAGTTGGCTATATCAAGGACATTTTAGTAGATGAAATGGGGTACTTTCGCTACTTTGTCGTTGATTTTGGTTTGTGGGTATTTAATAAACAGGTTATGCTTCCAGTGGGATATACTCGAATCGATTATGAGGCTCGAAAAGTCTTTGTTATAGGTGTAGATCGCAAACAAGTAGAAAGTCTCCCTGCCTATAACGAACAAATAGATGTAGATAGTGAGTATGAAGAGAACCTGCGAGAAGCATATTTTAATATAACATCAGGCATTGACTCAGCGGTACCTTTATTAGAAAACCAAGTTCCTCAGATCAAGCAAGCCGATGCTGGATACGTTAATTATGACTATGCACAGGCTGCAGAGTTATATGAATTAAGCGATCGCCATCATCGAGTTATTAAAGAATATCAATACAGATTAATTGCTAAACATCAACTCGTTACAGAAAACGAACGCGTCGAGCAATTAATTGTTGCTTCATCTACCTCTAGCAATCAAGTTACTTATAAAAACAAACTGACTCGTTCTGCTTGTTTAATCTTTAATCCTGTTGCCGGTCAATCTGACTCAAAACAAGACTTAGTAACAATTAAAAGCATACTAGAGCCAGAATTTGACCTTGATATTCGGATGACAACTCCCAATAAAGATGCTGACGAAATAGCCAAAGAAGCCGTAGAACAAGGCGCGCAAATTATTATTGCATCTGGTGGAGATGGGACACTTTCTGCAGCAGCAGAAGCCGTTGTTGGAACAAGGATTCCATTGGGTGTCATTTCTCGCGGTACAGCTAACGCTTTTGCAACCGCTTTAGGCATTCCGGTGACAATTCCAGCAGCTTGTCAAACTATATTAGGCGGTAAAACACGCATTGTAGATGCTGCATATTGTAACGGTAGACCTATGGTTTTGCTAGCTGGAATCGGCTTTGAGGCAGAAACTGTAAAACGAGCACATCGTGATGTGAAGAATCGATTTGGCATGCTAGCGTATGTTCTAGCTGGTATTCATGAATTACGCAATCTTGAGTTTTTCGAGACACGCATTGAAACTGAAGACAAGGTAATTAGCTTAAATGCTGCAGCCATTACCGTAGCCAATGCTGCGCCACCAACTTCTGTACTTGCCCAAGGACCAGCAGCGTTATTAGTTGATGATGGTTTACTAGACGTCACCATTGTTGCACCGACGAATACAATTAGTGCGATCGCTGCTGCTTATAATCTCCTACAGTCTGCTTATAGTGGCGAAGTTGCTAACAGACCTGATACTGGTTTTCTCCGTGCTAGAAGCATAAAAATTTCGACTAATCCAGCTCAAAGAGTGGTTGTAGATGGTGAATTAATGGGTAAGACACCGATTGACGTTGAGTGTGTTCCTGGAGGTTTAACAATCATTGTCCCCAGCCTTCCTGGAGAATGCACACAGGAAAAGCTAGACGGATTACCTAATCTGCGAGTTGAGCCTAAAAATCCACCTACAGTAGGTTAA
- a CDS encoding ribbon-helix-helix domain-containing protein: protein MNEKKHSLTLRLDDVEKEKLEKLAEASGLSLAATMRQLIRNAKVKTNT from the coding sequence ATGAATGAGAAAAAGCACAGTTTAACTCTTAGGCTTGATGATGTGGAAAAAGAGAAACTAGAAAAGCTGGCAGAAGCTTCAGGGTTAAGTTTAGCAGCAACAATGAGGCAACTCATTAGAAATGCTAAAGTTAAAACTAATACGTAG
- a CDS encoding sodium:solute symporter family transporter, giving the protein MAIGASLFASNISAEHFIGLAGTGASSGLAVGQFE; this is encoded by the coding sequence ATGGCAATTGGGGCTAGTTTGTTTGCTAGCAATATTTCTGCAGAACACTTTATTGGGTTAGCTGGTACAGGAGCAAGTTCAGGTTTAGCAGTAGGGCAATTTGAATAG
- a CDS encoding NYN domain-containing protein, protein MPRSIPQAVLLVDGYNIIGAWSCLKKIRDTEGLEASRWQLIEDLTNYSAYQGIVTQVVFDAHYQNTCSNYEVITESLSAYYTSFGETADTYIEKVCAAFRPYLRGTLPIKTTIKNSKLPTYSQTSRIIVATSDRAHQLTVVGYGAEWLSAAQLKFEVQTAAHRVRQKNKSCRQPPSRFLANSIDAKARQRLSELRMGKK, encoded by the coding sequence ATGCCCCGTTCCATACCACAAGCTGTCCTCCTAGTTGACGGCTACAATATAATTGGTGCTTGGTCTTGCTTAAAAAAGATCCGAGACACTGAGGGATTAGAAGCGTCGCGTTGGCAACTTATTGAAGATCTAACAAACTATAGTGCATATCAAGGTATAGTGACTCAAGTTGTTTTTGATGCTCACTACCAAAACACTTGTAGCAACTACGAAGTCATTACAGAAAGTCTGTCAGCTTACTATACTAGTTTTGGAGAAACCGCTGATACTTACATAGAGAAGGTATGTGCTGCTTTTCGACCATATCTGCGGGGAACCTTACCTATCAAGACGACAATCAAAAATAGCAAATTGCCGACTTACTCCCAAACTTCTCGGATAATTGTTGCTACTTCAGACAGGGCACATCAGTTAACGGTTGTAGGTTATGGTGCAGAGTGGTTGTCTGCCGCACAACTTAAGTTTGAGGTACAGACCGCAGCGCACCGAGTTCGACAAAAAAATAAGTCTTGCCGACAACCACCTAGCCGTTTTTTAGCAAACTCTATAGATGCTAAAGCTCGACAACGCTTATCAGAACTGAGAATGGGGAAAAAATAG
- a CDS encoding ion channel, whose amino-acid sequence MQKRRSSRVAQIVKKDGRLNIVGMGKWYSYWRDPYYLLLTVPWTGFLAIVALGYILGNAFFALAYLVGGNGIANARPGNFFDAFFFSIQTMASIGYGAMYPQTLYANILVAIESLLGLIGLAMGTGLAFARLSQPTARVVFSRVAVITSYNGVPTLMFRTANKRGNRILEAELRVRLAKDEVNAEGYFMRRVYDLPLVRSQNPSFALSWTAMHPIDESSPLYGSTLETLAQKDASIIITLMGIDETVSQTIHARHVYVASDVLWNMRFVDIILRSVNGDRYLDYSRFHDVMPS is encoded by the coding sequence ATGCAGAAACGTCGTTCATCTCGGGTAGCCCAAATCGTCAAAAAAGATGGGCGCTTAAATATTGTCGGCATGGGTAAATGGTACTCTTACTGGCGCGATCCGTATTATTTGTTACTTACTGTTCCTTGGACTGGATTTTTGGCGATTGTTGCTTTAGGCTACATCCTTGGCAATGCTTTCTTTGCTTTGGCGTACTTGGTAGGAGGAAATGGCATTGCTAATGCACGACCTGGTAACTTTTTTGATGCCTTCTTTTTCAGTATTCAAACTATGGCATCGATTGGTTATGGAGCGATGTACCCGCAAACACTTTATGCAAATATCTTAGTTGCGATTGAGTCACTTCTGGGTTTAATTGGGTTAGCAATGGGCACTGGATTAGCTTTTGCTCGCTTGTCACAACCTACTGCGAGAGTCGTTTTTAGCCGTGTCGCGGTGATTACTTCTTATAATGGAGTACCTACATTGATGTTTCGCACAGCTAACAAGCGCGGCAATCGAATTTTAGAAGCTGAACTGCGCGTGCGTCTAGCAAAAGATGAAGTTAATGCGGAAGGATATTTTATGCGACGAGTCTATGACTTACCACTAGTGCGCAGCCAGAACCCTAGTTTTGCCCTGTCTTGGACAGCGATGCACCCGATTGACGAATCTAGTCCTTTGTATGGATCTACACTTGAAACGCTTGCCCAAAAGGACGCTTCAATTATTATTACACTCATGGGCATTGATGAAACTGTTTCTCAAACAATCCATGCTCGTCATGTCTATGTTGCCAGCGACGTATTGTGGAATATGAGATTTGTAGATATTATATTGCGCTCTGTAAATGGCGATCGCTATCTTGATTATTCCCGCTTTCACGATGTCATGCCATCCTAA
- a CDS encoding sodium:solute symporter family transporter produces the protein MAYIFTKISVAVYAGALVLQTILGWNIWLGAIVLIVATGIYTVFGGLRAVLYTDFLQAFILIGGGIFLTAIAND, from the coding sequence ATTGCATACATTTTTACCAAGATTAGCGTAGCAGTTTACGCTGGAGCACTCGTACTGCAAACGATTCTCGGATGGAATATTTGGTTAGGTGCAATTGTCTTAATTGTGGCGACAGGGATATACACAGTTTTTGGTGGTTTGCGTGCAGTCCTTTACACAGACTTTCTGCAAGCATTTATCCTCATTGGTGGTGGAATTTTTCTAACAGCGATCGCAAATGATTAA
- a CDS encoding energy-coupling factor ABC transporter ATP-binding protein, with amino-acid sequence MADALQVRNLCFSWANGEDVLKSCTLEVPQGEFWMLLGTNGSGKSTLLRLLAGLLTPKSGEINVMPPVGFVFQNPDHQLVMPTVGADVAFGLVEEKLSPSQVRHRVAEALSAVNLLELQRRPIYALSGGQKQRVAIAGAIARQSEVLLLDEPTALLDPDSQLDLVAQVKRLVKSRNLTALWVTHRLDELNYCDGAFLLEKGFLVDRGDPKRLQQRLMQVGLAS; translated from the coding sequence ATGGCTGATGCCCTTCAAGTGCGGAATTTGTGTTTTAGTTGGGCTAATGGTGAGGATGTTTTGAAGTCTTGTACCTTAGAAGTCCCTCAGGGTGAGTTTTGGATGCTGCTAGGGACTAATGGTAGTGGCAAATCAACTCTACTAAGGTTGCTAGCAGGTTTATTAACTCCGAAATCTGGTGAGATTAATGTTATGCCGCCAGTGGGTTTTGTGTTTCAAAACCCTGACCACCAACTAGTCATGCCAACTGTTGGTGCTGATGTTGCTTTTGGATTGGTAGAGGAAAAATTATCTCCTAGCCAAGTACGTCATCGTGTTGCAGAAGCACTATCAGCAGTGAATTTATTAGAGTTACAGCGAAGACCAATTTATGCTTTAAGTGGCGGACAAAAGCAACGAGTCGCGATCGCAGGTGCGATCGCACGACAAAGCGAAGTATTACTGTTAGATGAACCTACGGCTTTACTCGATCCAGACAGCCAATTAGACTTAGTTGCACAAGTAAAACGTTTAGTCAAAAGTCGTAACTTGACTGCGTTGTGGGTAACGCATCGCTTAGATGAACTGAATTATTGTGATGGTGCTTTTCTTCTAGAAAAAGGCTTTTTAGTAGATCGTGGAGATCCTAAGCGGCTGCAACAACGTTTGATGCAAGTAGGCTTAGCATCATAA
- a CDS encoding YihY/virulence factor BrkB family protein, with translation MNIKVATSLLKETIAEWNKDKVARIAAALAYYTIFSLAPLLIIVIAITGSVFGEDAARNEIVAQIEGLVGRDGAEFIQTAIENASQPAEGTFASVISIAVLLFGATGLFAELQDALNTVWEVKPKPEQGLLNVIRNRFLSFAMILGIGFLLLVSLVLSAGLAGVVNFFSNWLPFLGPFLQLLSFIFGFLVTTFLFAAIYKILPDVKITWGDVWIGAIITSFLFSIGRFLLGQYLGNNSFGSIYGAAGSLVVVLAWVFYASQILLLGAEFTQVYARRFGSGITPAENAVPLTPEAHAEQGLQPNDSAETKRPRRNRSNFLSRIFRGSKHRRSPRRRN, from the coding sequence GTGAACATCAAAGTTGCTACAAGTTTATTGAAAGAGACCATTGCCGAATGGAACAAAGATAAAGTGGCTCGCATTGCAGCAGCATTAGCTTATTACACAATATTTTCCTTAGCACCATTGCTAATTATTGTCATTGCGATCACTGGTTCTGTTTTTGGAGAAGACGCTGCTAGAAATGAAATTGTTGCCCAAATTGAAGGTTTAGTGGGTAGAGACGGCGCTGAGTTTATCCAAACAGCAATTGAAAACGCTAGTCAACCTGCTGAAGGAACTTTTGCTTCAGTTATTAGTATTGCTGTTTTACTTTTCGGTGCTACGGGTTTATTTGCTGAATTACAAGATGCACTTAACACAGTTTGGGAAGTTAAACCTAAACCTGAGCAAGGTTTGCTCAATGTCATTCGCAACCGCTTTTTATCGTTTGCCATGATTTTAGGCATTGGCTTTTTGTTACTAGTTTCTCTCGTACTCAGTGCAGGTTTAGCAGGAGTTGTCAACTTCTTTAGTAACTGGTTGCCTTTTCTTGGTCCATTTTTACAGTTGCTTTCATTTATTTTTGGTTTTCTTGTTACTACATTTCTATTTGCTGCAATTTACAAGATTTTACCAGATGTAAAAATTACCTGGGGTGATGTTTGGATCGGTGCAATTATCACATCATTTTTATTTTCAATTGGTCGATTTTTACTCGGTCAATACTTAGGTAATAATAGTTTCGGTTCGATTTATGGTGCGGCTGGTTCGCTTGTTGTGGTGCTGGCGTGGGTTTTTTATGCTTCGCAAATTTTACTTTTGGGTGCGGAGTTTACTCAAGTTTATGCGAGGAGATTTGGTTCTGGAATCACCCCTGCTGAAAATGCTGTGCCCTTAACTCCCGAAGCTCATGCAGAACAAGGACTACAACCCAATGATTCGGCTGAAACTAAGCGTCCTCGACGCAATCGCTCAAACTTCTTGAGTCGCATTTTTCGTGGTTCTAAACATAGGCGATCGCCACGTCGTAGAAATTGA
- a CDS encoding iron uptake porin, whose product MKKKLHYVLGPLATVIAANLIGIVPTFAQDIQENIEIFTESSIAKEQADVLRKSQQNLTIQSTPQAKKPVFIADNSAAQANNISTTSSLETDNLSVNVLAANNNQPMAQVTSVSQLSDVQPTDWAFQALQSLVERYGCIAGYPDGTYRGNRALTRYEFAAGLNACLDRVNELIATAAANQVTRADLDVLRRLQEEFAGELATIRGRVDTLEAQVAELEANQFSTTTRLNGEIVVGAISVLAGDNAAGEPIDRIPTLGQRTRLNLETSFTGADLLTTRLQGNNIVPLGGTNSGPTLTNEGRVEFDGDSGNDLGLALLRYRFPITSRTNVYLAGVGNGFVDLDASSQLNPYFDGGAVSLFALRNPIYNYSGGSGLGIRHLFSDNLELNLGYLVPSVNAGRPNEKNGLFDGNYGALAQVIFSPSDNARIGLTYINSYSRSFFFGEGLDPQLNPEFIPFGTSTGSNLSNDTFGRPVSINAYGVSGTLGLGSNLAVSGWVGYANQRYIGRGDAAVWNWGVGLAFPNLGREGNLGGIFVGMEPKVTEISSTLNGGQADPDTSLHLEAFYRYQLTDNIQITPGVIWLTAPNHNANNDDIVIGVLRTVFRY is encoded by the coding sequence ATGAAAAAAAAACTACATTACGTTTTAGGACCACTGGCAACTGTTATAGCTGCAAATTTAATTGGAATAGTTCCCACATTTGCTCAAGATATTCAGGAGAATATTGAAATATTTACTGAGTCAAGTATTGCAAAAGAACAAGCAGATGTGCTGAGGAAGTCTCAGCAAAACTTAACAATTCAATCAACGCCTCAAGCAAAAAAACCAGTCTTTATAGCCGATAACTCTGCAGCGCAAGCTAATAATATATCTACTACAAGTTCATTAGAAACTGATAATTTGTCGGTCAATGTATTGGCTGCAAACAATAATCAACCGATGGCACAAGTTACCTCTGTGTCGCAACTATCCGATGTGCAACCTACCGATTGGGCATTTCAAGCATTACAGTCATTAGTTGAACGCTATGGCTGCATAGCTGGTTATCCTGATGGGACATATCGAGGTAATCGCGCATTAACCCGATATGAATTTGCTGCTGGTTTAAATGCTTGTTTAGATCGAGTTAATGAGTTAATTGCTACTGCAGCTGCTAATCAAGTCACGAGAGCAGATTTAGACGTCTTGCGTCGATTGCAAGAGGAATTTGCTGGAGAACTTGCGACAATACGCGGTCGTGTAGATACTTTAGAAGCCCAAGTTGCTGAACTTGAAGCAAATCAATTTTCGACAACAACGCGGCTAAACGGCGAAATTGTTGTAGGTGCGATTAGTGTTCTAGCTGGAGATAATGCAGCAGGAGAACCGATTGATCGCATTCCTACCTTGGGTCAACGAACGCGCCTTAACTTAGAGACAAGTTTTACTGGTGCAGATTTGTTAACGACGCGTTTACAAGGAAACAATATCGTTCCACTTGGTGGAACAAACAGTGGTCCTACACTCACAAATGAAGGTCGGGTAGAATTTGACGGTGACAGTGGTAATGACCTCGGACTCGCATTATTGCGGTATCGCTTTCCTATCACTTCTAGAACAAACGTCTACCTTGCAGGTGTGGGTAACGGTTTTGTTGACTTAGATGCTTCTTCTCAACTTAACCCCTACTTTGACGGTGGTGCTGTTTCGCTGTTTGCGCTGCGTAATCCAATTTATAACTATAGTGGTGGTTCTGGATTGGGTATAAGACACCTCTTTAGTGACAACTTGGAATTAAATTTGGGTTATCTTGTTCCTAGCGTTAATGCAGGAAGACCTAACGAAAAAAATGGTTTGTTCGATGGTAACTATGGTGCTTTAGCACAGGTCATTTTTAGTCCTAGTGATAATGCCAGAATTGGACTAACATACATCAATAGTTACAGCCGTTCGTTCTTCTTTGGTGAAGGCTTAGATCCACAACTCAATCCAGAGTTTATTCCTTTTGGTACAAGTACTGGTAGTAACTTGTCAAATGACACTTTTGGTAGACCTGTTTCAATTAATGCTTATGGCGTATCCGGAACACTAGGACTTGGCTCTAACTTAGCAGTTAGTGGTTGGGTAGGATATGCTAACCAGCGCTATATTGGTAGAGGAGACGCAGCTGTTTGGAACTGGGGAGTAGGGCTAGCTTTCCCTAACCTAGGCAGAGAAGGAAACTTGGGCGGTATTTTTGTAGGCATGGAACCCAAAGTTACAGAAATCTCAAGTACTCTGAACGGTGGACAAGCTGATCCTGATACTTCACTCCACCTCGAAGCGTTCTATAGATATCAGCTAACAGACAATATCCAAATTACTCCAGGTGTGATTTGGTTAACTGCACCAAACCACAATGCAAATAATGATGACATTGTCATTGGTGTATTAAGAACCGTATTCCGCTACTAA